The genomic window ATTTCATCTCTTTTATCAGGTATTTCGCCATGGTGATCATACCCCACAGGAGTTTTTCCCAACTGATAAGCATAAAGAAATTGCAAGACAACAGGGATATGGCCAACTTACCAAGGTGAGTTTGTTTACCTGGGCAAAGAACTGAAATATTGAAAGAGGTTGTGTTGATATTTGGGGGTTGGAGCTTTGCTTTCACTTAGAGAAAGCCCTTATTAAGTTGCTACTTTAGGACAGCCAAGGAACTTATGAACAAACTACAGCAACATCACTCACTAATTTTGAAGGAAACTGAGTCAGCCTGTTCTGATCCAGTGTCACCATATGTTGAGCTTTTTGATTGCAGACCAGGATCTTCTGGGAGGAGCCAGGCACTGATGACCACCTCAGTTCACCTGAGACCATACAGGAAGATTTAACCATCAGTAGCAGAAGGTGATGGAAGTGCTGACAGACACAACCCTCCCTTAATCTCTGTTGAATAGAAGTGCTTCCTTACTCACAAACTGTTAAGTTCAGTACAAGCAGAAACTTTTCTTATGCTATGCCCAAGAAAGTTGATTTAAAACTCACCTGGTTTAGTGCAGGCATTTTTGGAATCAGCTGTTTCCACAAATGTGCCACAGATGTACAGTAACTGTGCTGCTGAACCAGAAGCAGCACAGATTCTGTATCTGACAGATGTTGTGCCTGCCTTGACTGTAACTTCTAGAAGCTGCCACCTCTTACAAATGGAGCCACAGGTGAACTGTACTATCAGACTGTAAGGCAATATTTGGACACtgggtgttttttcccctcccactGGCAGGACCACTATATCTGTGTGCTTGTGCTTCATTCCTTTTTCCCCAAGATATGTTATTTGGATTGAAAAAGCTGCCAGTTATTTGCCCAGCACTCAGAACCAGGCAGTCTCCCTGAAGTAGTTGAGAAGTGCCAGAAGTCTGGTTGCCCCAGACAAATGGCTACAGTGCATGTGGAGGCAGACCTGAGGTGTGTCTCTCTGCTAGGGACACACACCTTATGTCCAATGCGTCTCTCTCCTAAAAGAACTCGCCAGGTCACCAAAATCAGAATAGAACAAACTGCCTGAGGGGTTCCTCTTCCCCACTGTTCTTAGGAGGCAAAACTGGTCTCCAAAGCAAATCAGGCCTGTTTCTGCTCATGTCACTCCCTTGAAGAAACAGGAGTAACAGAGCAGCTTCCCGACTCAGCTGTGATTCAATCATTCCATATAAACACAATGCAAGTTCAGCAATCCATGCCAGCTTGCTCCAAGGCATAGAAGACTTCAAGACCCAGGAGTCAGGGCTTAACAACATGAACATGCATATTAGGCAAGTTGGGGCAGAAGCCTAAACCACACATATAGCCTAGGAAACTGGATGCACAATTCCAGCAAGAGGTGATCACATGCACACACAGTGGGTCCTGAGTAACTCCTAGCTGACTTGGCTTTGAGCAGGAGGTTGGACTAGAGACTTCCTGAGGCCCCTTTCAGCCTGAATTATCCTCTGATCCCACAACTTAGAAAATTGCTTTAGGAAGCAATGAGTACTGTACTTGAGATCCCAGTGTACAGTAATGATTACATGAGCTAagtggaaaatatttaaatttaggCCAGTACAAGTAAAAAGATGACAATATAGACTATTACAGGGACACTGTGTATGATTGTGGCGGAGTCAACACCCCAggggtgtttaaggaaagagtGGATGGTACCTAATTCCATGGTCTAGTTGACCTGGGAGCGTTAGGTAATAGGTTGGACTCGGTGATCTCAGAGGTCATTTTCAACCTAACTGATTTTGTGATTCAGTGATTCATGTGTCATGTGTTCACAAAATTATGTTGGTAGGTTGAAAGATGCTCAGCTAAGAGCTACTAAAATGTTGGGACTGGAAAAATTTTGCTTTGAGGGTAGAGAATTGTCATCAGTTTCATTTAACACAGAGATAAAGTGATTTGATTCCATTTTATGGATTATTGTTTAACTGTGAATAAGATCTGTGATGGTGAATGTTATTCAAAAGTGTAACAAGATTCAGTGACTGAAAGTTGGGAACATAATCAGGCAAGAATCAAAAATCAAATGCTTCAGACTGTTGATAATAATTAACTATTGCAGAAAAAGGCCCAAAGGCTTGGAGGACTTTTACCTCAAAACTTCTATTCTGAAAAACTAGATCTTGCCCAGGCTAAAACTCTAGCCCCCATAAGGAATAGAGCATCTGGTGATGCTCTATGGGATTCATATCCTGGATGTGTCTCCATGGACAGGTGGCTGCTCGGTCTGCACTCCCAGTTAATCATCTCTGAGACAGCAATAGAGTAGAAAGTAGACAGATGGTGTTGGAACATCTCTATGCCTGCTTTAAGTCTCACTAGCTCAGATAAACATACACATAGCTTTCCACAGAGCAAAATACAAAACTGCATCCACCAGGAGTCATAGCTAACATTATCCAACACCATACATGCAGCAACTTCACTACTTTTTTCTCATGTCTTCTTTCCTAATtcaatttgaaaaagaaaaaaaagtctttattaaaataatatcaaATATTATTGCATTATTTTTTGGTTGTATGAATGGATGCATAGCACATTTCTTTAGCCTCTCATGCTCTTGTGTTACTTCTACAGCTTGGCATACAACAACAGTATGAGCTTGGCCAGTACCTGCGGAGGAGATACTCACACTTCCTGAGCATTGTATACAAGCAGTGTGAGGCAAGTACTGGATCTGGGCAGGAAGATGTTTCTCATGGTTGTTAATGGGACTTCCTGGATGCATAAGAGTCTAAACCTGGCGCAGCTGAAGAAAATTTAATACCAATTGAAGTCAATGTCATTCCAAATATCCAAAGTATCCCTGAAACTGTAGTTCAGCTTTTATCCTGATGGCTACatgaaaaccacaaaaaattctttttagGCTGCACATCAGGTTCAGCTCCCTCACTGCTGTATGGCAGAGCATCTATGTCAAATACCTCCAATGCTACACTTCCACATGAAATGCAGATACAACTCAATTTTCATTTAGGTTCCAGCTTTTCAGTGCACATACGATGTGCCAAAGCCTAGAGGGTCAAACAGAGTCAATCTCAAGCTGTCTACCAGGATTTCTAAGATGTtaccctgctgcagctcagttGTCCAGCAAAATTTTATTCCAGCTTCAgtctttctccttcctccttctttctcATAGTCTTTCTTCATGTCACTCCATTTTAATGACAACTTCCCCAGTACCAGcccctttttttcctacaaagACAATAAAGTAAACCTAATGAAAGAAATTACCAtccaaaatgtttctttttcttttttttttcttccttcagatTTATGTTCAAAGCACTGACTGTGATCACACACTTATGAGTGCTCAGGCAAGTCTTGCTGGACTGTACCCTCCAACACAGGATCAGATttggaaccccaaaatcctttgGCAGCCAATTCCAGTTCACACAATGCCACTGCCACAGGATAATGTGAGTATAAACTAGGAGCATCTACTTTCCCTTGATCATTAATAAAGTACATAGGACTTTATGAGATGAAGGTGCAGCAAAAAGTGCATGTTAGAGGCAATAAAAACATCATTACAAGCATTTTGCAGAAATGCTTAATAAGCTGATTAGAAGTGTTGGCAAGTATTTCCACAGGAATGGACTTGCATATCAGAGACATGATCTTgacaaaagagaaagaaaaatgggagTCCTGGGTATAGAGAAAAAGAGTTCATTTATAAGGTAAATCACTGTAAAAGTAGATAATTTCTAAATTTAATGCaaacattattttctttgtgtgaCAAGAGAAAACATACTTAATCTCACTAGTGCTTCAGAATTGCTTAGCCCACAGCCAatggaaaagacaaaagaatCATTCTGGGACTTACATTATGGTAAGAATTGAGTTACAGGATTGTTTTTCATGCACTTTGCAGGTCAGTGCATGTACTCCAAGGATTGGTGAGAAAAGTtaaaggggaaaggaaggaggacTCAGAGCTTTAAGCACAAGTTCATAGGGCAATATATTAATTCATCTCCCTTCCTCAGCTCCTTGCTTTGGAGTTGTAAGGAATCCTGTGGATAGCAGCTCTGTAGCTTGCATATACTTGTCCTAGAGGGCAAAGCTGTGCAGCTGGCTGGATCTGGAACATCCTATGTGTGGAAAATCTATGATAAAAAGTTAAGATCAGGAGTGTGCAGCCTGAGTCCCAGTTTGTGAGAGCAGGTTTGCACTTGTGATGCAAGATAAATTGTGTGGGCTTTACAAGTCTAATTAGCATAGTCTGTGATGATAAGGAAATCACGTCAGAGAGGTCATGGAGCAATGCTTCTCACCTCAGGGTGATGAGAGCATGAAGATGGAAGGTATGGAGAAATGTCTTCCTCTTCACACACACAGCCAGACACAGTCAGGAGCTGCTTCTGACACTGTCACAGGCAGGGATATCCCAGCAGAGAGACAAGAATACCCAGCCAGTATCAACACAAAAGGCAAACTCAGCAAGCAGGTGCTGCACCTCATTCACATCTAGGGGAGCAAGGAAGTTTATTCAAACAAATCATAAAGTCATGGACACATGCACAGTTTTCATACTTTTTCAACTATTTGTGTTTTAACTTTATTTATCCTTACTGCATATACAGGCTAAACCTGAGACCACATGTATCCTACAGCACAAAACAAGTGCCCATCATTTATTGGTGAAATCATGCCTGTTCATGCACCTATGGCTATAATTCACAAATACCTTCCTATCTTGTGGAATGCATAGACTGTATTTCTAAAAAGATTGAGGAACTGCTGTGAAGCATTCCAAGCTAATTATCCCTTCAAATCTCTCAAGTTCTTTTCAAAGTTCTTTTAATATTGGGACTATATAGATGGAGCTACATTACtgggaaaaagacaaaaaagcacATTAGGAAAAAGCACTAATATTATCAGTgtcaaattttaatttttgtttaaaatttagCACAGAAAATGAAAGTTAACTCAATTTAGCTaacatatataaatacatacaaATGAAATAAGTTTTTAAGATATTCCAGCCATATGTAACCTTCATATAGCTTAGATTAATGAAAGACAGAACTGAGTTACAGAAAGTTCACAAGTTTCTACAATTTAGCTGAACTAAATGAAGCTGTGTTAAATAGACTCAATACAGTTGAGTATGCACAAAGACTCCTATTGCagtccagctgctgctttgtaaTTTGTTGTAAAAATGTGATGGTGTGTTTAAAGAAAGATTGAACACAATGAATGGAATCATCCCTGGAGAAGCTAAGAACAAAGGAGTTCATGAGGGCTTGTCTTAGTCTTCTGTCAAAGGATGAATTTTATCTTGTGTAAATGAATCCTTTAACTTTGAACTACTGCAGCTATTACTCCTCTGAACATTTAAAGATTATTTTGTGTGTAGTCATCAGTATGACTCCTAGAGTCCTGAAGATGAATATCCTTGAAACTACGTtcccaaattatttttcagcttGTCCTAACTAGTGCAGCAAATCAGAACAGCAATTCTGCAAGGGTATATTGAATTGCAGAACAAGATGCACCTTGCCTAACTAGGATTTTGCAATTTTCTTTCCAGTTGCTATACCTACCTTTCTCACACTGCCCAAAATACAAGGAGCTTCTGAAAGAAACCTTTGCAACAAGGGATTTCCAAAGGCAATTCAAGCACTACAAGGTGAAGTATTCTCAGTTCTGGAAATCCAGTTAAAGCGTACCACTTCTTCAACATTATCTAACACATAGGTTTTAAAACAACAGTTAATAGGCTCCCTTCAGATCTCTGATCTTCAGAGTGGGTGTAGACAACATACCCAAAAAACAATTACAACATTACAGATCCAGCTGGACTGGGCTATTCCCAGCAATTGAAAATGGCAAGTCACAGAAAAGATAAATTATTGACCTACTTGCAAAAACTTAGTTTCTAGGGGACtagacaaaacaaaaactcaGATAAAATCAATGTCAATGCCTCTCAAATTATTCCAATACCTCTCTCTGTTTACTCCCATGTGAAGCAACTCCTCTGACATCTCTGTCTATATAAGTCTGTGGGTTCAGATTCATTTTCTCAGCTCAATTCCTCAGAATTTCTATAACAGTGTCAGTGTTTTTCTCAAGTACTTATTCATGTTTCCCACCCAAAATCTTAATTTAGGTGTTCCCTTATGTTTTGTGCCTGTCTTCATATAGtatcctttcctttctttctccatcATCAAAACCTTTGCATGACTATATAACCACATGTTTATTCTGCTGCAACCTTCTACTTCACATGTGTATTCAAAAGGACACTATGAATCTCACCTGTTTTTCTATTATCTCTCACCACTGACCTCAATCATCCATTTGTGGATCTGCATCTGGGTATTATATGCAAGTAAATCACAATTCTCATTTTATCAAATTTACATCATACCTCTCCTTCTCCTGAGTACCAGTATCAGAATAATTCTTTCTATCACACTTCCTTTAAGCATTTCTTGGATTTCTGCCAGACTTCTTCATATATCTGCATTCCTTCTACTTCCTGCTAAACATTTTCACCGGGCATAAACAATCACCATACTTCAAATCTGAGCTAAAATCACCAACCTTGTCTAAATGAATAGGCCAAATTCTCTTGCATCTAGGCAGTGTTTCATTGCTTAAGTGCAAAGTGCAAAGACTGTCTTCTTTCTAAATATTCCTATGTACTACGACAGTGTGTAGAAATCATGTAAAAATGCCCTCAGTACTAcaagtttggattttttttgtattccaGCAATTTCTGAAGTTTTTAGCCACTCATACAGGATATCCAGTGAAGAAGTTGACTAGTGAAAGGATTTGGAAGCTCTCTGACACTTTACAATATGAGGtaaatagaatcatagaatcatttaggttggaaaagacccttgaGATCTCTGATTCCAATAGAAATTCCTACATTTTCTTACACctgatatttttatttggtttatttttttattgtaagACATAAAAAGATCATAAATCAGTGCTTCAAAATTTTTTAAACATCGACTACTTGCATCTTCTTTCCCAGAAACCCCCACCTAATGTCAAACTTACAATTGAAAATCCTGTAAACTCTCTAGGTGTGAGGCTGCTGTGTGTCATCCACCACTGTAAGGAACACAATCTAGTGGACTTTCACATTCAAGATCCAGCCACTGACTGGAGAATATGGAGAATTAGGCAAAAGAATATCTTTGGATAAAATTGTCTTGCAACTCCCCCAGACCCCACTAGGAGATACACAGGGATAAAAATATGTTGCTGGCAAAGAAACATAAGCATCCTTCCACAAAAATTTTATGCAAATTATATAAGCAAGAGAAACCATTATTTGTACATGGCCAGTAGTGGATAGAgtattttcagaaattaaacaGCCATTGGAATGACACAAAGTTGTACAAGTTTGGGAGCTTGTCCCAGTcttaaacaaaaattaaaatttgacAAAGCAAAGGGACCAGGCATATCATGAAAGATTGTGGATTTTATAACAAAAGGGGTATTGTGGTGCCAAACTGGCATGGGTATCTGGAATTCCACATGGGTATCTGGATTTCCTCAGTTCGGAAACGTCATGATTTGAAAAAATCCTAACTGCCTTTAATTTAGCAAGAAGTCCCACTTCAAAGTCTAGACTTACCCCAGCTGACACAAAATTGCAGAGTGTTGTgttaaaaaagttatttttgaaGGCAGCTTTTGCTACACTTTCATGCATAACTATTTATTAACAAATATTAATGATAAATTGGTTGTCAGTACTGGGATATTAATGAGGGAGTTTTAAGGTGGATTTCAGAAGCAACATGTAATATTTTACAGGGTGTGATACGAATGAGTTTACCTTCATTCCTTCAGTTTTTGCGAAAGTCCAACTTCAATCAAAGCAGACTTGAATAGAACGTCAGCCAGGGCCCTAAGTTAAATGAAATGTTAACATGTTGGGACATCTCACTGTAATTTCAGTGAGGTCACCCTTCCATGTTTTCCAAATGCAGGACCTCGACTTTCTATTTCAGTAGTTAAATCATACCGAGAATCTGTGTCACCAGACAAATCTGGAAAACTCACAGCTCCCATAAAGAATCTAGCTAAACActggaataaaaaataaataaattgttcttctccTTCTAGTGTTATATTTGATGAGCCTTGGCATTTGATACTACTGACTGAGGACTCTGAGGGTATTAATTAAAGGCATCTGCCATAAAAACCTCTCTCATTTTTCAAGCATACAGAGAGAGAGTGCTTACACAGTTTTTAAATACAATTCATGAAACCACAGTAGCACACATCTCTCTGCATTTGTTATTTTCAGCTAAGTGTTATTTGACTTTCAGGCAACTTGGAGACTGAGGTGTTTGCTTGCCTACAGACTGTCTTAAATAGCATGCAACCATCCAATTCTTTCCTCAAGGCATAAATCACACTTATTAAAAGAGAAATGGATAACATTGAGGTCTGAGCTGGTTTAACCTAGCACATTCTattgttttcttgtttaaaCAAACCCTTAAAGTAGTTGACATTTTCCTTTGAGCTCGCTTGTTACAAGAACAGTCCTTTAGGTAAGCTCAGTCCAAAGGTTACATCGCTCTACagaaaaattaccaaccttgttTAAACAGGAATTCAGGGTACTGCAAACCAGGAGTGTTGTGCATGTCTTCCCTTCTCACAGTTGTGATCACTAATATACCTTGGACTGCATCCCCAAGGAAAGACTAATCCATTCCACTTTAGCTTGAGGGCTGTGGTAGTATCCAATAGACCATAATAGGTACAAATTTAATTTATATCTCATCCTCATATATCTACCCCATACTTCAGTACATCCATACTACAGCTATACATTGATCTCTGTATTCCTCTTACACCTGAGAGCTACCAGCCCTTAAAAGCCTGATATTTATATAGGATTTGTTTCAGTAAAAATACATCCCAGCACATGACTGGAAAAATCATATAGTGATTTTTTTAACCTGACAATATAAAAAATGCCAGTTGCTTTTTGCATAATTTTAGTATTATTAATAAAGATTCCTCTTCTTGTTGAAAACTGCCCTTCAAATTTCTTTCAAGCACTATGATGCTATAAATAGGAATGCTACAGCTGTCTAAATGCAAAACACAGTCATCATTTTATTACAATGAGAAAATGTTACAGGAGTGAAACATTTGGAATTTGTTCAGAGAAGTATTTTTTGCCAGAATAAATAACAGTTAGCAGTAGGAATCAGTAGGAAAATCaccatgttttctttcttcactgTAGGACATTAACAATTACACTTTACCTGTTTGGGCTACTCACGGTGTCAGGACCAAGCTGATAAAGCTGTCAGAATTGTTATTGCAGGCGGAATTTGGGTTCCacaaacaaatacaaaaatcaCGTTTGCAGGGAGGTAAGCTGAATTCTTACCCCTTTTAAAACCAAAAGTAGGATGGGAAAGAATAAAGGGTATATGACAAACAATGCTGCTGATTCTATGGTAGAATGGTGAAAGATACCATTGTGGGGATATTGGTGGAcagcactgaaatattttgattaaTGGGGAGGGAGATGGTGAGCATATGAATCATGGCTATCCTAATCTAACATTGTAATTGAGGTATCATTTAGATTACACTGTGTAAGAAATTCAATATAACATACAGATTCTTGTTGAATTGAATCAAGCCTGAACTTAGCATAAGCCACGTGtaacttaattaaaaaatattatttgtaaGAATGGTGACTCTGTTACCTAACATCTTCATATTCCACTGCTGAGAGTCCTAACATGAGATTACTAAACTGCTTTTACTTTACTCTGCTCAGAAAACAGTGACTAAAATTTGAAAGTATTTTATACCTTTTTTATCACTCATTCTCCTCCATTCATCCACTGTCATATTTTGAGCCTCCTTTTTGTTTTATATGGGCAGTGTGCAGGCAGGATCTGTGAGCTAAGAAGACAAATGAACAAATAACATGAATTAACTTGTTGCATTTTTCAAAGCTCCAACTTGCAAAACTTGGCACAAAGTTCAAACCTCTGCCCTTGCTTTACTAACAATTGCTATTAAAAATGTGCCAGAAGCTAAAGACTAATTCTGTCTAATTTCCTAGTTGGTACAGTTCTACTTTAAGGATTTTAACTTGTCGACGTGCCAACCTTATATTAACATACTAGAGAAGCCATTGATTTAAATCTAGTAGTTTGTCTTGCAGTTTTTCAGCAGTTAACATTAACAAAATGCAGACAACCACACAATTTATAAAGCCCCAGAGTCAAGAGGatatgctcttttttttcctctggaaagcTGGAAATCACTCAAGCTACACAGACAACAGGGTAGCATTCATTACTGTGCTCTTCTTGCACTGTTCTGCTGGCACAAAGTAACTGTGAATGCACTGTTTGAAGCTGTTGAGGCTATTAGGGATCCCCAAAACATTTTACACAGAAGTAAAACAGGCCCACTGTTCATTTGAAAGATACTGTCACTATTAATCAAGGCACTCTGCACAAATTACCAGTTGAGTCAATTGAATAAATCTGGTGCACTTAGTGATGGATTGCTGAAATGGCAGCAGTCGATACAGATGTTAACACAAGCATCTCTTTCATTGTCACTGCTTCCCCATTTTCTTTCAGGTATTCTTTTAAAAACTATTATAAAGCATATCTTAGATGCTAGAAAGCCTTCATACCATCAAAAAATGGTTATGTATTCCACGGTGAGtgctttctgtttctcttgCGTTTCCTTTCTGCAGTTATTAAATGCAGTGAAAGCcatgaaattttatttccttcatcAAATACAGCTacaagcatttttttatttggttaaCCTTAAATGTcctcagatttaaaaaaaaaattaatgaacagATGCTGCTTTGAAACCTGAAGCATTCCACTTTCTACTGAATGTCATGGTTTTTTTCATTGTAATAATGTTTTGattgagcagggagctggaaaaATCATGCCTCATGTTTTATTAAACCTGGATCACaaagttaatttaaaacaaaatctccTTCTTCCTGCATCTTTTTCAAGTGcatatgaggaaaaaaagaaaaaaattaagttacAGTTATTTTATCAGGCCTTATGAAGGCAGTTACTCAATTGTGATCTTATATTTTTGTTTAGAATGTACAAATGCTGTCATTGGAGGAGGAAATTTTTGGATTGCTCTCACTAAAAAGCTCCTGTTTCTAAACCGTATTTATATCATGACCTACTGGGTATATATCAGCTAAAGAGCTTACTGATCTGATCTCAAATACTGTATATTTAACCAGCAAAACCACTAGttctttttaaaagaagttttaaCAGCTCCTATTAAATATGCAAGAGCTGCAAGGGACTAAGACTTcttaaatatttacatatatgTATACTTTATACATGCAGGACTTCAGTTTATATAGCCATAAAGGGACAATGTTTGCTCAACAGTGCAGAGGGCAAGTACTAATGAGGCCCTAATAAGGTTAATGTTGAGTGGACAGATAATGTGTGGGAAATATTGTTAAATAATAGGTTCATGCAATCATTTTCAACAGACCTTTAATTAAAGGTTTTCTCTGTTCCCAGCACGCAACCACCATTGCTGCCTTACAGATGGCACTCAATGTCTTCAATGGGAAATTGCCTCCTCACAGTGCCTGCCATTTTTTTGAACtttaccaggaaaaaaatgggcaaGTATCTGCAAGCTATGCTGCTAATATGTACTTTTTCTTAAAAGGAATTTTCTGATACCCAAGACTAATTAAACCAGATACCTGAGGTTCACTATTCAAATAGGGAAATATTACACATTGATTTTAATTATTGTAATTGCATTCATTTTAGTAGTCAGTAGCAGAATAAGCCTGAAAAccatatatatctatatctgcATATATATCTTACACTTATGAAAAGTTTTACTCCATCCTTTTTATCTATTTAACTCCTTAGCAAAGACAGCAAACTACATGCAAATTGGTGTTGACACCCTGTTGCTTAataagttctcttcacagtatTACTTATATTAGTAAACCATAAACATATTAGCAACCAGACAAATAAGCTGGCTAAAAGTTTACCCCCAGGTACAATAACTGCAGCATGGAAAGGCTGTGTGGTTTTGCACAGCTAACTTTATTTTGACTCCTCCGTGTTTTGAAACAGGCAATACACCATAGAAATGTACTACAGGAACAACTCTTCGAGGGAGCCTCACCCCCTCACTCTCCCTGGCTGCAAATTTCACTGTCCCCTGGAGAGATTTACTCATCTGGTCTCTCCCATCCTCATACCCTATTGGACAAGAGAATGTAGAATGTAGGATATCAAAAGAGGTAAGCTAAGTGCTTTGGACACATGTACCCAAAAATAAAGTCAGGATTTCATCTTGAGCCAACAGCTCATTTGAAGTGACAATCATTTTCATAAGGGTCTgctctaaaatgaaaaatatgcaGATCCAGGAAAAGAGATTTGTAACCATGGCTGTCATTTCTCCTCCGTCAATACATTTACCTATTCCAGACCAACTTTCTGGTGAAATAAAATCAAAGCTGAT from Agelaius phoeniceus isolate bAgePho1 chromosome 1, bAgePho1.hap1, whole genome shotgun sequence includes these protein-coding regions:
- the LOC129118601 gene encoding prostatic acid phosphatase-like, with protein sequence MRGRRLVCGIWSLCFLFCLFCIFLHQTTAKRKLKFVSLVFRHGDHTPQEFFPTDKHKEIARQQGYGQLTKLGIQQQYELGQYLRRRYSHFLSIVYKQCEIYVQSTDCDHTLMSAQASLAGLYPPTQDQIWNPKILWQPIPVHTMPLPQDNLLYLPFSHCPKYKELLKETFATRDFQRQFKHYKQFLKFLATHTGYPVKKLTSERIWKLSDTLQYEDINNYTLPVWATHGVRTKLIKLSELLLQAEFGFHKQIQKSRLQGGILLKTIIKHILDARKPSYHQKMVMYSTHATTIAALQMALNVFNGKLPPHSACHFFELYQEKNGQYTIEMYYRNNSSREPHPLTLPGCKFHCPLERFTHLVSPILIPYWTRECRM